A genomic region of Luteibacter aegosomatissinici contains the following coding sequences:
- a CDS encoding bifunctional 2',3'-cyclic-nucleotide 2'-phosphodiesterase/3'-nucleotidase, whose protein sequence is MFKPFALASLSAALLAACASTPADKPGKPAALADGATLDLAILETTDVHSNILSYDYYKQKDDASFGYERTATLIRQARKEFPNTVLFDSGDTIQGSVLADYQALVKPVGCDTELGIYKAMDSVGYDGGTAGNHEFNYGLPFLAQVTNTAMNVDGVTAQQCAGPKFPLVLSNVNSAKDGKPIFKPWTIVTKTVMAKNAAGKDVPTQVRIAIIGFTPPPILDWDKRNLQGKVTVTGVVEAAQKYMPEIQAQHPDLVVGILHGGLNTEPYTPQMENGGWYLAGVPGFDALLLGHSHTEFPGPRYDGMKEVDAKRGIVRGVPAVMGGFFGKDLGVINLTMKREAGRWVVEKDKSHSAVRPICQKKGQCVDADPTIAPLVKDAHDAAVAYVNTPIGETDHALTSYFADEGNMTALAVVNAAQIDYVRDELSRSRPDLKDVPVISTASAFRTGFGGPDDYTDVPKGPLTIRSASDLYFYPNTLAAVKIDGTGVKAWLEKSANRFNQIDPSKDGEQPLIGKMPGYNFDQAQGGITYTIDVTKPEGQRIGNPRYRGKPVKDNQPFVVVTNSYRANGGGEFPGMNGESVVLNAPDGNREVVIKWVEAHKTITPKLVDKRSWTFVPVKVKGPVTFTGAAGKEDIAKGLGLHVTQLKDNGDGTAVYTIDLSKK, encoded by the coding sequence ATGTTCAAGCCCTTCGCGCTGGCCTCGCTCTCGGCCGCCCTGCTCGCCGCGTGCGCCAGCACCCCTGCCGATAAGCCCGGCAAGCCGGCCGCCCTGGCCGATGGCGCCACCCTCGACCTGGCGATCCTCGAGACGACCGATGTCCACTCGAACATCCTTTCGTACGACTACTACAAGCAGAAGGACGATGCGTCGTTCGGCTACGAGCGCACGGCCACGCTGATCCGCCAGGCGCGCAAGGAGTTCCCGAACACGGTGCTGTTCGATAGCGGCGATACGATCCAGGGCAGCGTGCTGGCCGATTACCAGGCACTGGTGAAGCCGGTCGGCTGCGATACCGAACTGGGCATCTACAAGGCCATGGATAGCGTGGGCTATGACGGCGGCACCGCCGGCAACCACGAGTTCAACTACGGCCTGCCGTTCCTCGCGCAGGTCACCAACACGGCCATGAACGTCGATGGCGTCACGGCGCAACAGTGCGCGGGCCCGAAGTTCCCGCTGGTGCTCTCGAACGTCAACAGCGCCAAGGATGGCAAGCCCATCTTCAAGCCCTGGACCATCGTCACCAAGACCGTGATGGCTAAGAATGCCGCAGGCAAGGACGTGCCGACCCAGGTGCGTATCGCCATCATCGGCTTTACGCCGCCGCCGATCCTCGACTGGGACAAGCGCAACCTGCAGGGCAAGGTCACGGTCACCGGCGTGGTTGAAGCCGCGCAGAAGTACATGCCGGAGATCCAGGCGCAGCATCCGGACCTCGTCGTCGGCATCCTGCATGGCGGCCTGAACACCGAACCGTACACACCGCAAATGGAGAACGGCGGCTGGTACCTCGCGGGCGTGCCGGGCTTCGATGCGCTACTGCTCGGCCACTCGCACACCGAATTCCCGGGGCCGCGCTATGACGGCATGAAGGAAGTGGATGCCAAGCGCGGCATCGTCCGCGGCGTGCCCGCGGTGATGGGCGGCTTCTTCGGCAAGGACCTGGGCGTCATCAACCTCACGATGAAGCGCGAGGCGGGCCGCTGGGTGGTGGAGAAGGACAAGAGCCACAGCGCCGTGCGCCCGATCTGCCAGAAGAAGGGCCAGTGCGTGGATGCGGATCCGACGATCGCACCGCTGGTGAAGGACGCGCATGACGCCGCAGTCGCGTACGTGAATACCCCGATCGGCGAAACCGACCACGCACTCACCAGCTACTTCGCCGACGAAGGCAACATGACCGCGCTGGCCGTCGTCAATGCGGCGCAGATCGATTACGTGCGCGACGAGCTGTCCCGCTCGCGCCCGGACCTGAAGGATGTCCCGGTCATCTCCACCGCCTCGGCGTTCCGTACCGGCTTCGGTGGCCCGGATGATTACACCGACGTGCCGAAAGGCCCGCTGACGATCCGCAGCGCATCGGACCTGTACTTCTACCCGAACACGCTGGCCGCGGTGAAGATCGATGGCACGGGCGTGAAGGCGTGGCTGGAGAAATCGGCCAACCGCTTCAACCAGATCGATCCGTCGAAGGATGGCGAGCAGCCGCTGATCGGCAAGATGCCCGGCTACAACTTCGACCAGGCGCAGGGCGGCATCACCTACACCATCGACGTCACCAAGCCGGAAGGCCAGCGCATCGGCAACCCGCGCTACAGGGGCAAGCCGGTGAAGGACAACCAGCCGTTCGTGGTAGTGACCAACAGCTATCGCGCGAATGGCGGTGGCGAGTTCCCCGGCATGAACGGCGAGTCCGTCGTGCTCAACGCACCGGATGGCAACCGCGAGGTCGTCATCAAGTGGGTGGAAGCGCACAAGACCATCACCCCCAAGCTCGTGGACAAGCGCTCGTGGACCTTCGTCCCGGTGAAGGTGAAGGGCCCGGTGACCTTTACCGGCGCCGCCGGCAAGGAAGACATCGCCAAGGGCCTGGGCCTGCACGTGACCCAGCTGAAGGACAACGGCGACGGCACGGCGGTGTACACGATCGACCTGTCGAAGAAATAA
- a CDS encoding amino acid permease, translating into MSLARFLRHKSVEQLQAEVGKRTDFRRVLGLWQLTAIGIGGIIGVGIFVLAGQQAAMNAGPAVALSFIIAGLGSACAALCYAEFAGLIPVTGSAYTYGYAVLGEGAAWIIGWDLLLEYALVVAVVAIGWSGYVQVLLATAGVHLPEWAQKSMSADTMKFYWQHAVGSLGVHFAEPVAAPTDGHRFNIIAAGISLLVAIMLSVRTEWGARLNTLIVSIKVIGVALVIGVGAFHINTANWHPFIPDLVFDAKGVSHFGWQGVLTGASVVFFAVFGYDTLTTAAEEAKNPQRDLPRAVLLSLAVAMILYIAVSLVLTGIVPYSSLSGEASVSDAFNAIGLPWISNIIAIAAVIGVISVLFAFMLGAARIWFALSRDGLLPAWFSKVHPRFGTPARPTMILGIFTAVVAGLLPIGEVAELVNIGTLSAFILICASVLVLRVRKPNLQRNFRTPAVWFTAPLGILFSLALIYGLPWITFERFAIWMAIGLVVYFAYGVRHSKLN; encoded by the coding sequence ATGTCGCTAGCCAGGTTCCTTCGCCACAAGTCCGTCGAGCAGTTGCAGGCGGAAGTCGGTAAGCGGACGGATTTCCGCCGCGTCCTGGGCCTGTGGCAGCTCACCGCCATCGGTATCGGCGGCATCATCGGCGTGGGCATCTTCGTACTCGCCGGCCAGCAGGCAGCCATGAATGCCGGCCCGGCGGTGGCACTCAGCTTCATCATCGCCGGCCTGGGCAGCGCCTGCGCCGCCCTTTGCTACGCCGAATTCGCTGGCCTCATCCCGGTCACTGGCAGTGCCTACACCTACGGCTACGCGGTGCTCGGCGAAGGCGCGGCCTGGATCATCGGCTGGGATCTGCTACTCGAATACGCCCTGGTGGTGGCGGTGGTGGCCATTGGCTGGTCGGGCTACGTCCAGGTATTGCTTGCCACGGCGGGCGTGCATCTGCCGGAATGGGCGCAGAAGAGCATGAGCGCCGACACCATGAAGTTCTACTGGCAGCACGCCGTAGGCTCGCTGGGTGTCCACTTTGCGGAGCCCGTTGCCGCGCCGACCGATGGCCACCGCTTCAATATCATCGCTGCCGGCATCTCGCTGCTCGTCGCGATCATGCTTTCCGTGCGCACCGAGTGGGGCGCGCGTCTGAATACGTTGATCGTGTCGATCAAGGTCATCGGCGTGGCGCTCGTTATCGGCGTCGGCGCGTTCCACATCAACACTGCGAACTGGCATCCGTTCATCCCGGATCTCGTGTTCGACGCCAAGGGCGTGAGTCACTTTGGCTGGCAGGGCGTGCTCACCGGCGCGTCGGTCGTGTTCTTCGCCGTGTTCGGCTACGACACCCTGACCACGGCCGCGGAAGAAGCGAAGAATCCCCAGCGCGACCTGCCGCGCGCGGTGCTGCTCTCGCTCGCCGTCGCCATGATCCTGTACATCGCCGTTTCGCTGGTACTCACGGGCATCGTGCCGTACAGCTCGCTGAGCGGTGAAGCGTCGGTCTCCGATGCGTTCAACGCCATCGGCCTGCCGTGGATCAGCAACATCATCGCCATCGCCGCCGTCATCGGCGTGATCAGCGTGCTGTTCGCCTTCATGCTCGGTGCCGCCCGCATCTGGTTCGCGCTCTCCCGCGACGGCCTGCTGCCGGCGTGGTTCTCGAAAGTGCATCCGCGCTTTGGTACCCCGGCCCGTCCGACCATGATCCTCGGCATCTTCACCGCCGTGGTCGCCGGCCTGCTGCCGATTGGCGAAGTGGCGGAGCTGGTGAACATCGGCACGCTCAGTGCCTTCATCCTGATCTGCGCCTCGGTGCTCGTGCTGCGCGTGCGCAAGCCGAACCTGCAGCGCAACTTCCGCACGCCGGCGGTGTGGTTCACCGCGCCGCTCGGCATCCTGTTCTCGCTGGCGCTGATTTATGGCCTGCCGTGGATCACGTTTGAGCGGTTTGCGATCTGGATGGCGATTGGTCTGGTGGTTTACTTTGCTTATGGTGTGCGGCATAGCAAGCTGAACTGA
- a CDS encoding TonB-dependent receptor, translating to MKHARSALFLALAAAVAFQAHAEDAPPPKTQDLEAVSVIGQGETRQVQRIVPEDQKVLPPGTSPQKILNRLPGVNVESNDAFGANEESQSITLRGFNTTRLGYTLDGLPLGDNAYGNYNGLNISRALIAENMSTVELSEGIGALGTASTSNLGGTIQYFSADPSTKFGGKAAQTFGSDHNRRSYARIDTGDYKGFSMYLSGVKADADMWAQPGSKTDTKQFNGKAVYEFGDGNRITGFADTSRTSQADYAYLSKSGMRRGLGWDWNLYAPDWNRALAAAYCAPAYTIGGVKDARCGFSGGVDNIDDAYYQSRALRRDDLYYVAGDFNVADGGTLHTQVYHHENAGQGHWWSPGQKSFPGTPEELPISIRSTNYTINRTGAIASLAWDFGIHHVEGGVWYEQNDHHVERNFYWIDGPVSDNYYLQNPDRRLFAQDYTITTKQAYLQDSFKAFDDRLSVDIGVKSPHTTMKAVELPGVESPYATGTLKAQKALLPQVGLAWQLAKGQELFLSYAKNIASFQGGGAGGPQSVSQAAFDGTKSSLKPEQSRSIDGGFRSVGSFYEASVALYDVKFDNRLLSLNPCPSIEVGTRPECNTAFVNVGSVSSRGAEFTFIWKPVQGLQWYNSASFNRSKYDDNYVANGVVVPVKDKTTVDTPKRMFASEVSYTTGPWTASLRGKYTGKRYYTYTNDQSVAGATSFDFGASYDFGALGQLKALTLSLNVTNLTDHRYASNLTAFAATDPQGRALAFHASAPRQSFVTLSADF from the coding sequence ATGAAGCACGCACGCTCCGCCCTGTTCCTCGCCCTTGCCGCTGCGGTCGCCTTCCAGGCCCATGCCGAAGACGCCCCGCCGCCGAAAACCCAGGACCTGGAAGCGGTGTCGGTGATCGGCCAGGGTGAAACCCGCCAGGTGCAGCGTATCGTGCCGGAGGACCAGAAAGTGCTCCCGCCGGGCACGAGTCCTCAGAAGATCCTCAACCGCTTGCCGGGCGTGAACGTCGAATCCAACGATGCCTTCGGCGCGAATGAAGAATCCCAGTCGATCACCCTGCGCGGCTTCAACACCACGCGCCTGGGCTACACGCTCGATGGCCTGCCGCTGGGCGATAACGCCTACGGTAACTACAACGGCCTGAACATCTCGCGCGCACTCATCGCCGAGAACATGTCCACCGTCGAGCTCTCCGAAGGCATCGGTGCACTCGGCACCGCCTCCACCAGCAACCTCGGCGGCACCATCCAGTACTTCTCCGCCGATCCGTCCACGAAATTTGGTGGCAAGGCTGCCCAGACCTTCGGCAGCGACCACAACCGCCGAAGCTATGCCCGCATCGATACCGGCGATTACAAGGGCTTTTCCATGTACCTCAGCGGCGTCAAGGCCGATGCGGACATGTGGGCGCAGCCGGGATCAAAGACCGACACCAAGCAGTTCAACGGCAAGGCGGTTTATGAGTTCGGTGATGGCAACCGCATCACCGGCTTCGCCGATACCTCGCGCACCAGCCAGGCCGATTACGCCTACCTGTCCAAGAGCGGCATGAGGCGCGGGCTGGGCTGGGACTGGAACCTGTATGCGCCGGACTGGAACCGGGCACTGGCCGCCGCTTATTGCGCACCGGCTTACACCATCGGCGGCGTGAAGGATGCGCGCTGCGGCTTCTCCGGGGGCGTCGACAATATCGATGACGCGTACTACCAGAGCCGCGCGCTGCGCCGCGATGATCTGTACTACGTCGCTGGCGACTTCAACGTGGCCGATGGCGGCACGCTGCACACGCAGGTGTACCACCACGAAAACGCCGGCCAGGGCCACTGGTGGTCGCCGGGCCAGAAGTCGTTCCCGGGCACGCCCGAGGAGTTGCCGATCAGCATCCGCAGCACCAACTACACGATCAACCGCACCGGTGCGATCGCGTCGCTGGCATGGGACTTTGGCATCCATCACGTAGAGGGTGGCGTGTGGTACGAGCAGAACGATCACCACGTCGAGCGCAACTTCTACTGGATCGACGGCCCGGTCAGCGATAACTATTACCTGCAGAACCCGGACCGCCGCCTGTTCGCCCAGGACTACACCATCACCACGAAGCAGGCCTACCTGCAGGACAGCTTCAAGGCGTTCGACGATCGTCTTTCGGTGGATATCGGTGTGAAGAGCCCGCACACCACGATGAAGGCGGTGGAACTGCCGGGCGTGGAAAGCCCGTATGCCACGGGCACGCTGAAGGCGCAGAAAGCCCTGCTGCCGCAGGTGGGCCTGGCCTGGCAGCTGGCCAAGGGCCAGGAGCTGTTCCTGTCGTATGCCAAGAACATCGCCTCCTTCCAGGGCGGTGGCGCGGGCGGCCCGCAGTCGGTCTCGCAGGCGGCATTTGATGGCACGAAGAGCAGCCTGAAGCCGGAGCAGTCGCGCAGCATCGACGGTGGTTTCCGCAGCGTGGGTTCGTTCTACGAAGCCTCCGTGGCGCTGTACGACGTGAAGTTCGATAACCGCCTGCTCTCGCTGAACCCGTGCCCGAGCATCGAGGTAGGTACGCGTCCGGAGTGCAATACGGCCTTCGTCAACGTCGGCTCGGTGAGCAGCCGTGGTGCGGAGTTCACCTTCATCTGGAAGCCGGTGCAGGGCCTGCAGTGGTACAACTCGGCCTCGTTCAACCGTTCGAAGTACGATGACAACTACGTCGCCAATGGCGTGGTGGTACCGGTGAAGGACAAGACCACGGTGGATACGCCCAAGCGCATGTTTGCCAGCGAGGTGAGCTACACCACGGGCCCGTGGACGGCGAGCCTGCGTGGCAAGTACACCGGCAAGCGCTACTACACCTACACGAATGACCAGAGCGTGGCCGGCGCCACCTCGTTCGATTTCGGTGCCAGCTATGATTTCGGCGCGCTCGGCCAGCTGAAGGCGCTGACCCTGTCGCTCAATGTCACCAACCTGACCGACCACCGTTACGCATCCAACCTCACGGCGTTTGCGGCCACCGATCCGCAGGGCCGGGCCCTGGCATTCCACGCCAGTGCCCCGCGGCAGAGCTTCGTCACCCTCTCGGCGGACTTCTGA
- a CDS encoding alkaline phosphatase family protein, whose amino-acid sequence MSLRNRLAALLVLALASSQASAAHRVIVFVWDGMRPDAISEDDTPNLAVLVKQGTYFADNHATYPTFTMINASSFATGSFPGTIGFFGNRFWAPGASGFDAKGAPSDFAAPIYTEDYAVLRALDDHWHHDLLQAPTLLERARKKGLKTAVVGKSGPAFLQDLHEGGTILDENVALPLSFAQKLSKAGFPLPANIVHAYDDEHFHLEPDNGTPTAQLPLVTLKDGSTSDASDGAGAPPTASNAYLMKAFLEYILPVEKPDVSFVWLRNPDSTEHQYGVGSPNFHLALRAQDELLGQLQATLKALGMERDTDLIIVSDHAHSNVAGPRDLFPLRQIADGRVGHVDDEWGFSTSGAIRLADEMTQAGFTAFDGFGCIYAPVMAGILANGKPLHPTRYDDDGRVCGKPGPYTTSAYKVPANLPKDAFVIAPNGGSEYLYLPSHDRAQIEKAVRFLQSREMFGAIFVDARYGKIPGTLPLATVHLANKRAPDIVASYDFDPDAVIQGFRGTVYTSMSNERGMHGSFSPVDVHNTLLMTGPDFRKNVRSELPSGNVDVAPTVAAVLGVDLGKPDGRVLREAIEGRNGDGLSAKPVDITTDTVSGLDVRRVDGTPMGRSTYRFTLKTKQLTDNGKTYTYFDQAKAERSP is encoded by the coding sequence ATGTCACTGCGCAACCGCCTAGCCGCCCTGCTCGTCCTCGCCCTTGCCTCCAGCCAGGCCAGCGCCGCCCACCGCGTCATCGTGTTCGTGTGGGATGGCATGCGCCCGGATGCCATCAGCGAGGACGACACCCCAAACCTGGCGGTCCTGGTCAAGCAAGGCACCTACTTCGCGGATAACCACGCGACGTATCCGACGTTCACCATGATCAACGCCTCGAGCTTCGCCACGGGCTCATTCCCGGGGACGATCGGCTTCTTCGGCAACCGCTTCTGGGCACCGGGTGCCAGCGGGTTCGATGCAAAAGGGGCGCCCAGCGACTTCGCCGCGCCGATCTACACGGAAGATTACGCCGTGCTGCGCGCGCTCGATGACCACTGGCACCACGACCTGCTGCAGGCGCCGACGTTGCTGGAGCGCGCGCGGAAAAAGGGCCTGAAAACGGCCGTGGTCGGCAAGTCCGGACCCGCTTTCCTGCAGGACCTCCACGAGGGCGGCACCATCCTGGACGAGAACGTGGCGCTGCCGCTGTCGTTCGCGCAGAAGCTCTCGAAGGCCGGCTTCCCGCTGCCCGCGAACATCGTGCATGCGTACGACGACGAGCATTTCCATCTGGAACCGGATAACGGCACGCCCACCGCACAGTTGCCGTTGGTAACCTTGAAGGATGGCAGCACCTCGGATGCTTCCGACGGCGCAGGCGCGCCACCCACCGCTTCGAATGCCTACCTGATGAAGGCGTTCCTCGAATACATCCTCCCCGTGGAAAAGCCCGATGTCAGCTTCGTGTGGCTGCGCAATCCGGATTCCACGGAACACCAGTACGGCGTGGGCTCGCCCAACTTCCACCTCGCCCTGCGTGCGCAGGATGAACTGCTGGGCCAGCTACAGGCGACGCTGAAGGCACTGGGCATGGAGCGCGATACGGACCTCATCATCGTCTCCGACCATGCGCACAGCAACGTGGCCGGGCCGCGTGATCTGTTCCCGCTTCGCCAGATCGCCGACGGACGCGTGGGCCACGTCGATGACGAGTGGGGCTTCTCGACCTCCGGCGCGATCCGCCTGGCCGATGAGATGACCCAGGCCGGCTTCACGGCCTTCGATGGCTTCGGCTGCATTTATGCGCCGGTGATGGCAGGCATCCTGGCGAATGGCAAGCCGCTACACCCCACGCGTTACGACGATGATGGGCGTGTTTGTGGCAAGCCCGGCCCTTACACCACGTCCGCTTACAAGGTGCCGGCCAATCTGCCGAAGGATGCGTTCGTCATCGCGCCGAACGGCGGCAGCGAATACCTGTACCTGCCTTCGCATGACCGCGCGCAGATCGAAAAAGCCGTGCGCTTCCTGCAGTCGCGCGAGATGTTCGGCGCCATCTTCGTCGATGCGCGCTACGGCAAGATTCCCGGCACGCTGCCCCTAGCCACCGTGCACCTGGCGAACAAGCGCGCCCCGGATATCGTCGCCAGCTACGACTTCGATCCGGACGCTGTCATCCAGGGCTTCCGGGGCACCGTGTACACCAGCATGAGCAACGAGCGCGGTATGCACGGCAGTTTCAGCCCCGTGGATGTGCACAACACGCTACTGATGACCGGGCCGGACTTCCGCAAGAACGTGCGCAGCGAACTACCCAGCGGCAACGTCGATGTGGCCCCTACAGTGGCGGCCGTGCTGGGCGTGGACCTGGGCAAGCCGGATGGCCGGGTCTTGCGCGAAGCCATCGAAGGCCGCAACGGTGATGGCCTTTCGGCCAAACCGGTGGATATCACCACCGACACGGTATCCGGCCTTGATGTGCGCCGCGTGGACGGCACCCCCATGGGCCGCAGTACCTACCGCTTCACGCTGAAGACGAAGCAGCTGACCGATAACGGCAAGACCTACACCTACTTCGACCAGGCCAAGGCCGAACGCAGTCCCTAG
- a CDS encoding glycerophosphodiester phosphodiesterase: MKTTALSFGLLALLSGALPMTVEAMDARPIAAKVLVIGHRGASALRPEHTLASYAVAIRDGADFIEPDLVSTKDGVLVVRHENEIGGTTDVANHPEFASRKTTKTVDGVQITGWFTEDFTLAELKTLRARERLADIRKANTAYDGQFTVPTFDEMIEFVAAEASASGKVLGIIPEIKHSTYFRGIGLPMEDKVLATLAAHAYTRTAPAEIQSFEVGNLKYLRGKLGKDHPNIRLLQLMEGAEERPADEPSLTYGQMMTPAGLKAVRGYADAIGPSTRSIIPLAADGKLAPVAPLVHDAHAAGLEVHPYTFRPENHFLAANFRNGAGDAARNEDGSVAEIRAYLATGIDAFFTDDPALGRKAVDHR, translated from the coding sequence ATGAAGACGACGGCGCTATCCTTTGGCCTCCTTGCCTTGTTGAGCGGAGCGTTGCCGATGACCGTGGAAGCCATGGATGCCCGTCCCATCGCCGCGAAGGTGCTGGTGATCGGCCACCGCGGGGCCAGCGCCCTTCGGCCCGAGCACACGCTGGCCTCGTACGCCGTCGCCATTCGCGATGGCGCCGACTTCATTGAGCCGGATCTGGTCTCGACGAAGGACGGCGTTCTCGTGGTTCGCCACGAGAACGAGATCGGCGGTACCACGGATGTCGCGAACCATCCGGAGTTCGCCAGCCGCAAGACCACGAAAACCGTGGATGGCGTACAAATCACCGGCTGGTTCACCGAGGACTTCACCCTGGCCGAGCTGAAGACGTTGCGTGCCCGCGAGCGCCTGGCCGATATCCGCAAGGCGAACACGGCGTACGACGGCCAGTTCACGGTGCCTACCTTCGACGAGATGATCGAGTTCGTGGCGGCCGAAGCGTCGGCCAGCGGCAAGGTGCTGGGCATCATTCCGGAGATCAAGCACTCCACGTACTTCCGCGGCATCGGCTTGCCCATGGAGGACAAGGTGCTGGCGACCCTGGCTGCCCATGCGTACACCCGCACGGCGCCGGCGGAGATCCAGTCGTTCGAGGTGGGCAACCTGAAGTACCTGCGTGGGAAGCTGGGTAAGGACCACCCGAACATCCGGCTGCTCCAGTTGATGGAAGGGGCGGAGGAGCGCCCGGCCGATGAGCCCTCCCTTACCTATGGGCAGATGATGACCCCGGCAGGCCTGAAGGCGGTGCGCGGCTACGCCGATGCCATTGGGCCCTCCACGCGCAGCATCATCCCGCTTGCGGCGGACGGGAAGCTGGCGCCCGTAGCCCCCTTGGTACACGACGCGCACGCGGCCGGCCTGGAGGTACACCCGTACACCTTCCGCCCGGAGAACCACTTCCTGGCCGCGAACTTTCGCAATGGTGCCGGCGATGCGGCGCGCAACGAGGACGGCTCGGTGGCCGAGATCCGTGCCTACCTGGCCACCGGCATCGATGCCTTCTTCACCGACGACCCGGCCCTGGGCCGCAAGGCCGTAGACCACCGCTAA
- a CDS encoding ShlB/FhaC/HecB family hemolysin secretion/activation protein → MSKIFKRRPSGAFAAIGVAGFLVVVTGLAHAQQAQTLDQQEQRDRAQREAQARQDQQQQPDVRLDATRATDFHRVDVPNEAGCFRVSRVALEGRRLEAFAFAQRYLDRYVGKCVGHDGVNTIVRRVSDLVIDRGYVTTRIGLAPQDLSTGTLRLTLVPGTIHAVRFANDSFVGTWQTALPARPGDLLNLRDIEQGLEQFKRVPSQDVTIDIAPGEQPGESDLVISMKRSRPWHVVVSLDDSGSRATGRLQGGLNVGLDNPLRINDVLSLGYNHDVYHSDGHSTRGNTANYAAPIGNWLVTASVYDYKYHQTVEGSQQTFRSSGKSRTTDITVQRMVHRTKYGKTSVELRIGKRWAHSFIEDSELLTQKRDVTTAELALVQRQYLGNAQLDLRVAHRRGVTWFGGQHDPWGQSKGSPTFQYGLNLIDTSLNVPFQVGRMPMQWTTELRAQRSSDTLYASEFITIGGRYSVRGFDGEETLAGERGWYWRNTFSVPLGHWPVVAYTGIDGGHVGGPSIRALPEKSLRGEFIGLRGSLGPISFDAFAGWADKGGRALNTMRPATGFQLVYQY, encoded by the coding sequence GTGAGCAAGATCTTCAAAAGGCGCCCCAGTGGCGCCTTTGCGGCCATTGGCGTGGCCGGCTTTTTGGTAGTTGTGACGGGCCTCGCACATGCGCAACAGGCTCAAACCCTAGACCAGCAAGAACAACGCGATCGCGCCCAGCGCGAGGCCCAGGCACGCCAGGATCAGCAACAGCAGCCGGATGTGAGGCTGGACGCCACGCGCGCGACGGACTTCCATCGGGTGGACGTCCCCAACGAGGCGGGGTGCTTCCGCGTATCGCGCGTGGCGCTGGAAGGTCGGCGCCTGGAGGCCTTCGCCTTCGCACAGCGTTACCTGGACCGTTATGTAGGTAAGTGCGTCGGCCACGATGGCGTCAACACCATCGTGCGTCGTGTCTCCGACTTGGTCATCGATCGGGGCTACGTCACCACGCGCATCGGCCTGGCTCCGCAGGATCTGTCCACCGGCACGCTGCGCCTGACGCTCGTGCCGGGGACGATCCATGCCGTTCGCTTCGCCAACGATTCGTTCGTGGGCACCTGGCAGACCGCGTTGCCCGCGCGTCCGGGCGACCTGCTCAACCTGCGCGATATCGAGCAGGGTCTGGAACAGTTCAAGCGCGTGCCGTCGCAAGACGTCACTATCGACATCGCGCCGGGTGAACAGCCGGGCGAGTCAGACCTGGTGATCAGCATGAAGCGCTCGCGCCCCTGGCACGTCGTGGTGTCGCTCGACGACAGCGGATCGCGCGCGACCGGGCGCCTGCAGGGTGGCCTCAACGTCGGCCTCGATAATCCGTTGCGCATCAACGACGTGCTGTCGCTGGGCTACAACCACGATGTCTACCACAGCGATGGACACAGTACGCGCGGGAACACAGCGAACTACGCCGCGCCCATCGGTAACTGGCTCGTGACCGCCTCAGTCTACGACTACAAGTATCACCAGACGGTTGAAGGCTCGCAGCAGACCTTCAGGTCCAGTGGCAAGTCGCGCACTACTGACATCACGGTGCAGCGCATGGTCCACCGGACGAAGTACGGCAAGACATCGGTGGAGCTGCGCATCGGCAAGCGCTGGGCGCACAGCTTCATTGAAGACTCCGAACTACTGACTCAGAAGCGCGATGTCACCACGGCCGAACTCGCGCTGGTCCAACGGCAATATCTTGGCAATGCCCAGTTGGACCTGCGGGTGGCGCATCGTCGTGGCGTCACCTGGTTCGGTGGCCAGCACGATCCCTGGGGCCAGTCGAAGGGATCGCCCACGTTCCAATACGGCCTGAATCTCATCGACACTTCGCTCAATGTGCCGTTCCAGGTGGGACGCATGCCTATGCAGTGGACGACGGAACTGCGCGCGCAACGCAGCAGCGACACGCTATACGCGTCGGAATTTATCACTATCGGTGGGCGCTATTCGGTACGCGGCTTCGATGGCGAGGAGACCTTGGCCGGTGAGCGGGGCTGGTACTGGCGCAACACGTTCAGCGTGCCCCTCGGCCACTGGCCCGTCGTCGCATACACCGGTATCGACGGCGGCCACGTTGGCGGCCCGAGCATCCGCGCACTTCCCGAGAAATCCCTGCGCGGTGAGTTCATCGGTCTGCGCGGCAGCTTAGGGCCCATCAGCTTCGACGCGTTCGCCGGCTGGGCGGACAAGGGCGGTCGCGCCCTGAACACGATGCGACCGGCGACGGGCTTCCAGCTCGTCTACCAGTACTGA